From the genome of Nitrosomonas sp. Is79A3:
CTGATGTGAAATTAGGCATGTTTGTTATGGCTGAGTGTTTATTTTGAATTGGGGTTGCAAGCATATATGATGAGTGTATTGGACATACGCACGCCAAGCGCTCGTCCGTTATGACTAAATAAAGATTGTGATTGGTCTTAATGCCGGTAATGAGAATCGCTGACAATCAACAATTTCTCAAGTATGGCATCGTCAGTAAGCTGATTCTGGATCCACAACTCTGTTAAAACAATCAGTTTGATTTTTTCAAGGCTGGAGGAATCTTCATCCATTGTCAACACACGGTCAATCAACAGTTCCCTTTGTAACGGGTTAATGATGCCAGCCTGCTCCAGAAAGAAAATGAATCCCCGGCCCTCGGTATCAATCTTTTCCATTTCATACTCTGTAAAACAGCGGAAAGAATCGTTTTCTGCAAAGCTTGCAGGGTAATTGCCGATATCGTGGCGTGCGAGCTCTGAGAGCCAGTTCAGTGTCTCGTTAATATCTTCATCTGCGAATCCGGCCATAGAGAGTTTGCGAGTCAGAGTAGCAGAGTCAGGATAACTTCCTGAGTCAAAATAATTTTCAAATAAATAAACGAGTATATCGAACATAATTGAGTTTAATAAGTTGCAAGTATGTGTGCAGACCGGCATTTCTGGTTGATCTTAACCGATGTTATTGAATTCTCTGATAACATCCCCCCGGCAAACTGCTGACCTGGCCGTCAAGCTCAAGCGTTAATAGCATGGCTGATACAACTTCAGCCGTCAAGCCACTACGGGCGCATAGCGTATTAATATCTACGGCATCATAGCCTAGGTGTTTGAGTAATACGGTATTTTCAGTTGATTGTCCGGTAGCAAATTCTTTTCTTTTGTCGAGATTTTCATTGCTGATTAATGGAAAATAATTTAATTCATCTAAAATATCTTGTGTGTTTTCTACCAGTTTCGCA
Proteins encoded in this window:
- a CDS encoding DUF494 domain-containing protein; translation: MFDILVYLFENYFDSGSYPDSATLTRKLSMAGFADEDINETLNWLSELARHDIGNYPASFAENDSFRCFTEYEMEKIDTEGRGFIFFLEQAGIINPLQRELLIDRVLTMDEDSSSLEKIKLIVLTELWIQNQLTDDAILEKLLIVSDSHYRH